One segment of Engraulis encrasicolus isolate BLACKSEA-1 chromosome 7, IST_EnEncr_1.0, whole genome shotgun sequence DNA contains the following:
- the ovca2 gene encoding esterase OVCA2, translating into MSAKTPLRVLCLHGYRQNAVSFREKTGALRKVLKNRVELVYVTAPLEVPSSAETDNSKESGDKPPPPSAESARGWWFSDAQQRSFHAGQECEASLGLEQSVEVVRAAVREQGPFDGILGFSQGAALVAMLLSMQEQRQEPDLAFRFALIISGFRSACAQHTRFYGEAIATPTLHVFGEQDGVIPIDMSKDLLTVFKEPTVLTHAGGHFVPAASAHKPVYLNFLQTFQK; encoded by the exons ATGTCTGCTAAAACTCCCTTACGTGTCCTATGCCTTCATGGCTACCGGCAGAATGCTGTCAGCTTTCGAGAAAAGACGGGCGCTTTGAGGAAAGTCCTGAAGAACCGGGTAGAGCTCGTCTACGTGACGGCACCACTTGAAGTTCCAAGTTCGGCTGAAACTGACA ATTCCAAGGAGTCTGGTGACAAGCCTCCTCCACCATCCGCCGAGAGCGCCAGGGGCTGGTGGTTCTCCGACGCCCAGCAGCGCAGCTTCCACGCCGGGCAGGAGTGCGAGGCCAGCCTGGGCCTGGAGCAGAGCGTGGAAGTGGTGCGGGCGGCCGTGAGGGAGCAGGGCCCCTTCGACGGCATCCTGGGCTTCAGTCAGGGCGCCGCCCTGGTGGCCATGCTGCTGTCCATGCAGGAGCAGCGGCAAGAGCCGGACCTCGCCTTCCGATTCGCCCTCATCATCTCCGGCTTCCGCAGCGCCTGCGCCCAGCACACACGTTTCTATGGCGAGGCCATTGCCACGCCGACGCTGCACGTGTTTGGGGAGCAGGACGGAGTGATTCCCATTGACATGAGTAAGGACCTGCTCACAGTGTTCAAGGAGCCCACTGTCCTCACGCATGCAGGCGGACATTTTGTACCGGCCGCGTCCGCACATAAACCTGTTTACTTGAACTTCTTACAGACATTTCAGAAATAA